One window of Cupriavidus oxalaticus genomic DNA carries:
- the pgaC gene encoding poly-beta-1,6-N-acetyl-D-glucosamine synthase has translation MIERLFALVILCLALALPFALAALATGDLLLAFVFFYPLFMSGLWMAGGVYFWLHWEREWRGGEQREAPQVPGTPFISILVPCYNEEQNGEETLLAALGQRYPKFEVIAINDGSRDGTGAVLEALAQRHERLRVVHLAQNQGKAMALRMGALAARGEYLVCIDGDAALDPDAAAYLVAPMVANPRVGAVTGNPRIRTRSTLVGRIQVGEFSSIIGLIKRTQRVYGQVFTVSGVVAAFRRRALDRVGYWSLDMITEDIDISWKLQRDHWSIFYEPRALCWILMPETVRGLFKQRLRWAQGGAEVFMKNVRSIWIWRHRRLWPLMAEYCLSAGWAFAFAMSIVLWALGHFVELPEHIRIQKLMPPGFTGMVLAAVCILQFMISVAIDRRYEPRLGRTLYWIIWYPLAYWLVGMFTTLLAFPKVMLKTRRKRARWDSPDRGIQSMKSS, from the coding sequence ATGATCGAAAGACTGTTTGCCCTGGTTATCCTGTGCCTCGCGCTGGCGCTGCCGTTCGCGCTGGCCGCGCTTGCCACCGGCGACCTGCTGCTGGCCTTCGTGTTCTTCTATCCGCTGTTCATGTCCGGCTTGTGGATGGCCGGCGGCGTGTACTTCTGGCTGCATTGGGAGCGCGAGTGGCGGGGGGGCGAGCAGCGCGAGGCGCCGCAGGTGCCCGGCACACCGTTCATCTCGATCCTGGTGCCCTGCTACAACGAAGAGCAGAACGGCGAAGAGACGCTGCTGGCCGCGCTGGGACAGCGCTATCCCAAGTTCGAGGTGATCGCCATCAATGACGGTTCGCGCGACGGCACCGGCGCCGTGCTGGAAGCGCTGGCGCAGCGCCATGAGCGGCTGCGCGTGGTGCACCTGGCGCAGAACCAGGGCAAGGCCATGGCGCTGCGCATGGGCGCGCTGGCCGCGCGCGGCGAATACCTGGTCTGCATCGACGGCGACGCGGCGCTGGATCCCGACGCCGCGGCCTACCTGGTCGCGCCGATGGTGGCCAACCCGCGCGTGGGCGCGGTCACCGGCAACCCGCGCATCCGCACGCGGTCCACGCTGGTGGGGCGCATCCAGGTCGGCGAGTTCTCGTCGATCATCGGGCTGATCAAGCGCACCCAGCGCGTCTATGGGCAGGTCTTTACCGTGTCCGGCGTGGTCGCCGCGTTCCGCCGCCGCGCGCTGGACCGCGTCGGCTACTGGAGCCTGGACATGATCACAGAGGACATCGACATCAGCTGGAAGCTGCAGCGCGACCACTGGTCGATCTTCTACGAGCCGCGCGCACTGTGCTGGATCCTGATGCCCGAGACCGTGCGCGGCCTGTTCAAGCAGCGGCTGCGCTGGGCCCAGGGCGGCGCCGAAGTGTTCATGAAAAACGTGCGCTCGATCTGGATCTGGCGCCACCGCCGGCTGTGGCCGCTGATGGCGGAGTACTGCCTGTCCGCGGGCTGGGCCTTTGCCTTTGCCATGTCGATCGTACTGTGGGCGCTGGGGCACTTCGTCGAGCTGCCGGAGCATATCCGCATCCAGAAGCTGATGCCGCCGGGCTTTACCGGCATGGTGCTGGCGGCGGTCTGCATATTGCAGTTCATGATCAGCGTGGCGATCGACCGCCGCTACGAGCCGCGCCTGGGGCGCACGCTGTACTGGATCATCTGGTACCCGCTGGCGTACTGGCTGGTCGGCATGTTCACCACGCTGCTGGCCTTTCCCAAGGTCATGCTCAAGACCCGGCGCAAGCGTGCGCGCTGGGACAGTCCCGATCGCGGCATCCAATCGATGAAATCGTCATGA
- the pgaB gene encoding poly-beta-1,6-N-acetyl-D-glucosamine N-deacetylase PgaB, with protein sequence MTRFPLSAWRRLFWLLLAACLLAGCAKDIPVFTPPAQRPLAAAEQPWPGNHLVVLAYHDVEDRDPDQAYLSVRTDHLIGQLAWLRENGYQAVSVDQVLAARRGGKPLPARAVLLTFDDGYRSFHARVLPILKAYRWPAVLAPVGAWLDTPAGQPVDFGGTPTARDRLLTWQQLREISASGLVEIGAHTDALHYGINANPQGNTEPAAAVRAFDAGTGRYETDATYAARVRTDMQRITKKVHAVTGKPVRVWVWPYGAEGGTALRIVGENGYEMALTLEDGLASVDKLMSGPRMLVTGDPGVPGFAQSVATMEEPSAMRVAHVDLDYVYDPDPAQLDRNLDRLVQRIYDLKINTVFLQAFSDEDGSGLVRSVYFPNRWLPMRADLFNRVAWQLGNRAKVKVYAWMPVLSFDMDPSLPRVTRWDPATNRAGVDAKQYRRLSPFDPVARQRIAEVYEDLARHAFFQGLLFHDDATLSDFEDASAPALAAYRKAGLPDNIAALRADPETVQRWTRMKSRALVDFTQELTQRVRAIRGPAIKTARNIFAMPILQPDSEAWFAQNLDDFLAAYDWTAPMAMPYMEQVPRGHEHQWLDRIVDAVAQRPGALRRTVFELQARDWRKPEGGVAGAVDSKVLAGWMQRLQRRGARSFGYYPDDFLNNQPRLDLIRPALSNAWYPAP encoded by the coding sequence ATGACACGATTCCCGCTGAGCGCCTGGCGCCGCCTGTTCTGGCTGCTGCTCGCCGCATGCCTGCTGGCCGGCTGCGCCAAGGACATTCCGGTGTTCACGCCGCCGGCGCAGCGCCCGCTCGCCGCCGCCGAACAGCCCTGGCCCGGCAACCACCTGGTGGTGCTGGCCTACCACGACGTCGAAGACAGGGACCCCGACCAGGCCTACCTGAGCGTGCGTACCGACCACCTGATCGGCCAGTTGGCGTGGCTGCGCGAGAACGGCTACCAGGCGGTCTCGGTCGACCAGGTGCTGGCCGCGCGCCGCGGCGGCAAGCCGTTGCCGGCGCGCGCGGTGCTGCTGACCTTCGACGACGGCTACCGCAGCTTCCATGCGCGCGTGCTGCCGATCCTGAAGGCCTACCGCTGGCCCGCGGTGCTGGCGCCGGTCGGTGCGTGGCTCGACACGCCAGCGGGCCAGCCGGTCGATTTCGGCGGCACGCCGACCGCTCGCGACCGCCTGCTGACGTGGCAGCAACTGCGCGAGATTTCCGCCTCCGGGCTGGTCGAGATCGGCGCGCACACGGACGCCTTGCACTACGGCATCAACGCCAATCCGCAGGGCAATACCGAGCCGGCCGCGGCGGTGCGCGCCTTCGATGCCGGCACCGGCCGCTACGAGACCGACGCAACCTACGCGGCGCGCGTGCGTACCGACATGCAGCGCATCACGAAGAAAGTCCATGCCGTCACCGGCAAGCCGGTGCGCGTCTGGGTATGGCCGTACGGCGCCGAAGGAGGCACCGCGCTGCGCATCGTCGGCGAGAACGGCTACGAGATGGCGCTGACGCTGGAAGACGGCCTGGCCAGCGTCGACAAGCTGATGTCCGGCCCGCGCATGCTAGTCACCGGCGATCCCGGCGTGCCCGGCTTCGCGCAGTCGGTGGCGACGATGGAAGAGCCGAGCGCCATGCGCGTCGCGCACGTCGACCTGGACTACGTCTATGATCCGGACCCGGCCCAGCTCGATCGCAACCTCGACCGGCTGGTGCAGCGCATCTACGACCTCAAGATCAACACGGTTTTCCTGCAGGCCTTCTCCGACGAAGATGGCAGCGGCCTGGTCCGGTCGGTGTACTTCCCGAACCGCTGGCTGCCGATGCGCGCGGACTTGTTCAACCGCGTGGCATGGCAGCTCGGCAACCGCGCCAAAGTCAAGGTCTACGCCTGGATGCCGGTGCTGAGCTTCGACATGGACCCGTCGCTGCCGCGCGTGACCCGCTGGGACCCGGCCACCAATCGCGCCGGGGTCGACGCGAAGCAATACCGCCGCCTGTCGCCGTTCGACCCGGTGGCGCGCCAGCGCATCGCCGAGGTCTATGAAGACCTGGCCCGGCACGCCTTCTTCCAGGGCCTGCTGTTCCACGACGACGCCACCCTCAGCGATTTCGAGGACGCCAGCGCGCCGGCACTGGCGGCGTACCGCAAGGCCGGGCTGCCGGACAACATTGCCGCGCTGCGCGCCGACCCGGAAACGGTGCAGCGCTGGACGCGCATGAAGAGCCGTGCGCTGGTCGATTTCACGCAGGAACTGACGCAGCGTGTGCGCGCCATCCGCGGCCCGGCGATCAAGACCGCGCGCAATATCTTCGCCATGCCCATCCTGCAGCCGGACAGCGAAGCCTGGTTCGCGCAGAACCTCGACGACTTCCTGGCCGCATACGACTGGACCGCGCCGATGGCGATGCCGTACATGGAGCAGGTGCCGCGCGGCCACGAGCACCAATGGCTCGACCGCATCGTCGACGCGGTGGCGCAGCGCCCCGGCGCGCTGCGGCGCACGGTGTTCGAGCTGCAGGCGCGCGACTGGCGCAAGCCAGAAGGTGGGGTTGCAGGCGCAGTCGACAGCAAGGTGCTGGCCGGCTGGATGCAGCGCCTTCAGCGGCGCGGCGCGCGCAGCTTCGGCTACTACCCCGACGACTTCCTGAACAACCAGCCCCGGCTCGACTTGATCCGCCCGGCGCTGTCTAACGCCTGGTACCCCGCACCATGA